In Parasegetibacter sp. NRK P23, a single genomic region encodes these proteins:
- a CDS encoding alpha-L-arabinofuranosidase C-terminal domain-containing protein has protein sequence MRFAISRLCAVVLCFLGFLPVNNLLANNSEPDSVYLLSYTTAKNNYHNGLHFAWSRDRQNWFPIGNEFGYLRSDYGRWGAEKRMIDPFLLRDASNTWHCIWSLNENDNAFAHAASSDLVNWGRQSYPLVANGQRFMKPAVSFDKSTNQYHVMYESAGKYFKVTTKDFKTYSAPVETSASAYNNGANETVFLPEGKVNGQIHRVTWSAVEELVKKFEVQQYRGGLHGETTSQDATRFAGLKPVEMKLQLQPANAKPISDLLVGVFFEDINYAADGGLYAELIQNRGFEYQPSDRGNDPNWNSLHSWKLVGENATLQVETAAPIHANNPHYAVLRTTQPGAVLINQGFDGITVKQGDKYDLSLFSKQLEGKKGKLQVRLVNKNKEVLAEVIVPVNNSSWKKTSAVLTARASAPDAVLEIKPVSAGTVALDMVSLFPQKTFMGRKNGLRADLAQTIADIKPRFIRFPGGCVAHGDGLENMYRWPNTVGPLEARKPQRNLWGYHQTAGLGYFEYFQFCEDIGAEPLPVVPAAVPCQNSGTGGAGQQGGVPMEEMDEYIQEVLDLVEYANGSVKTKWGKVRAEAGHPAPFNLKYIGIGNEDLITDVFEERFTMIFSAMKEKHPEITVIGTVGPFFEGTDYEEGWHVADKTNVPMVDEHYYLPPGWFIHNQDFYDKYDRSKSKVYLGEYAAHLPGRPNNIETALAEALYLTSIERNGDVVAMTSYAPLLAKEGHTQWSPDLIYFNNAEVKPTVGYHVQKLYGQHAGTEYLPATTAISNNRDAVKKRIASSVVRDAKTGDLVVKLVNMLPVEVKTSVDMNGVPVSGKEALKVVLKGEPASKDAKPVESRMEVGDNFNVELAPYSFTVIRIKTR, from the coding sequence ATGCGTTTTGCCATTTCCCGCCTTTGCGCGGTTGTATTGTGTTTTTTGGGATTTCTTCCCGTAAATAACCTGTTGGCCAATAATAGTGAGCCAGACTCCGTTTACCTGCTTTCTTACACAACTGCCAAAAACAACTACCACAACGGGCTGCATTTCGCCTGGAGCCGCGACAGGCAGAACTGGTTTCCCATCGGGAACGAATTCGGTTACCTAAGATCGGATTACGGCAGATGGGGAGCAGAAAAAAGAATGATAGACCCTTTCCTGCTGCGTGATGCTTCCAATACCTGGCACTGCATCTGGAGCCTGAACGAAAACGACAACGCTTTCGCGCACGCGGCTTCTTCCGATCTCGTGAACTGGGGACGGCAAAGTTACCCGCTCGTAGCCAATGGACAGCGGTTTATGAAACCCGCGGTCAGCTTCGATAAAAGCACGAACCAGTACCATGTGATGTATGAAAGTGCGGGTAAATATTTCAAGGTAACTACAAAGGATTTTAAAACCTATTCGGCGCCGGTGGAAACAAGCGCTTCCGCTTACAACAATGGCGCGAATGAAACGGTATTCCTGCCCGAAGGAAAGGTGAACGGGCAAATACACCGGGTAACCTGGAGCGCCGTGGAGGAACTGGTGAAGAAGTTTGAAGTACAACAATACCGCGGAGGATTGCACGGTGAAACAACCAGCCAGGATGCTACCCGTTTTGCCGGACTCAAACCCGTTGAAATGAAATTGCAATTGCAACCGGCCAACGCGAAACCGATCAGTGATTTATTGGTGGGTGTTTTCTTCGAAGACATCAACTACGCGGCCGATGGTGGTTTGTATGCTGAACTGATCCAGAACCGCGGGTTCGAATACCAGCCTTCCGATCGTGGCAATGATCCCAACTGGAACAGTCTGCATTCCTGGAAACTGGTAGGGGAGAACGCCACACTTCAAGTGGAAACAGCCGCCCCCATTCATGCCAATAATCCGCATTATGCGGTATTGCGTACCACCCAACCGGGTGCAGTGCTCATCAATCAGGGCTTTGACGGCATCACTGTAAAACAAGGGGATAAGTATGATCTTTCCCTTTTCTCCAAACAATTGGAAGGGAAGAAAGGAAAGTTACAGGTGCGATTGGTGAACAAGAACAAAGAAGTACTGGCCGAGGTTATCGTTCCCGTGAATAACAGTTCCTGGAAGAAAACTTCAGCTGTATTAACGGCCCGCGCCTCCGCTCCGGACGCCGTACTGGAAATTAAACCCGTTTCAGCAGGAACCGTGGCCCTGGATATGGTTTCTCTTTTCCCGCAAAAAACATTCATGGGCAGAAAAAATGGTCTTCGTGCCGATCTCGCCCAAACGATAGCCGATATTAAACCACGCTTCATTCGTTTTCCCGGAGGATGTGTGGCGCATGGAGATGGATTAGAGAATATGTACCGCTGGCCGAATACGGTTGGTCCCCTAGAGGCACGTAAGCCGCAACGTAACCTCTGGGGTTACCACCAAACCGCGGGACTGGGCTATTTTGAATATTTCCAGTTCTGCGAGGATATTGGCGCTGAGCCATTACCGGTAGTACCCGCGGCGGTGCCCTGCCAGAACTCCGGAACCGGGGGAGCGGGCCAGCAGGGTGGTGTGCCGATGGAGGAGATGGATGAATACATTCAGGAAGTGCTGGACCTGGTGGAGTATGCCAATGGAAGCGTAAAAACAAAATGGGGAAAGGTGCGCGCTGAAGCGGGTCACCCCGCGCCATTCAACCTGAAATACATCGGCATCGGCAACGAAGACCTGATCACAGATGTGTTTGAAGAACGCTTTACCATGATCTTCAGTGCCATGAAAGAGAAACATCCTGAAATTACGGTGATCGGAACCGTAGGGCCTTTCTTTGAAGGAACCGATTATGAAGAAGGATGGCATGTGGCCGATAAAACCAATGTACCAATGGTAGATGAACACTATTATCTTCCCCCCGGATGGTTCATCCACAACCAGGATTTTTACGATAAATACGATCGTTCCAAATCGAAAGTTTATCTGGGTGAATATGCGGCACATTTGCCCGGCAGACCAAACAATATTGAGACCGCGCTCGCTGAAGCTTTGTACCTCACCTCCATTGAGCGCAATGGCGATGTGGTTGCCATGACGTCATACGCGCCCCTGCTGGCAAAGGAAGGACATACACAATGGAGTCCGGATCTTATCTATTTCAATAATGCGGAAGTGAAGCCAACAGTGGGTTACCATGTGCAGAAGTTGTATGGTCAGCATGCGGGAACGGAATACCTGCCGGCAACAACGGCTATTTCGAACAACCGCGACGCCGTTAAAAAAAGAATTGCCTCTTCCGTAGTGCGCGATGCGAAAACCGGCGACCTGGTGGTGAAACTCGTAAACATGCTGCCCGTGGAAGTGAAAACCTCGGTGGATATGAATGGAGTGCCTGTTTCAGGAAAAGAAGCTTTAAAAGTAGTACTGAAAGGCGAGCCTGCCAGTAAAGATGCGAAGCCCGTTGAAAGCAGGATGGAAGTGGGCGATAATTTTAATGTGGAACTCGCACCATATTCGTTTACAGTTATCCGCATCAAAACCAGATAA
- a CDS encoding T9SS type A sorting domain-containing protein has translation MTNQKLPLTIFLLFVSLFSFSNTITISSSASSGSGWSYSSGVITASADVTINNATINGYLTSGDLTIEAGTNIILSGDINPALGVGITRTLTLKSGNNIVTEATYTISCSSGSLNMVFWSDTDNSNGGHIYFKSTSTLNSKGGHIWMGGGGGSTTWNGLTVGNGYATGSSVAAIPSAELNSGANAAGFRNGITCYNNNILSEGGNIALYGQGAALSTSYGYMGLFMGYNAVISSATGNITINAQTSGASSAIAVGWFYGILMIPTNNTNTLYGTASIESTSGSITINASAAQNQNSNHNAGIALFTQNATAVARIMSNSGDIDVTGSTFNTTNPSYGGIFLTGGGSEQIISRTGNITLRGNSTQTTAPGIAMNTVSRIGYDGVNTYSGNIRIISDKISLSNIGAVFQSTGNLLIEPATSTQTISIATTGGLELPALLFSNNFANGFNDIHIGTSTGSGNITIGSVTFRDNMSFETNGFVIQTGAITASSEKITLLGATGSAALTNSANNIQTLAANTGAIHVVNNAALTLENIQAAGGIQIETLTGNLTITDDISSDNAGATAIRLYADANKTAGDPSGGNIIVSGSPVVTTGAGGRASFYTGSVAGSTGLLALVGGTSNARENVDAFTATITPALGTGMYALYREAGALPVQLVNFRTQCVEGTTVLLWATTSETANSGFYVEKSTDLQNWKTLGFVKGKGTANSLTAYQYTDASPTPSTAYYRLKQTDHSGKQSLSDVLHSRCNASENTILSQVSIYPNPVSSNLQVKGLPANHTVNYALFNAQGVQLKNGTFLSETPVINMGGFTPGIYLLKITTGGAEQLLRIVKQ, from the coding sequence ATGACCAACCAGAAGTTACCTTTGACCATCTTTCTGTTATTTGTCTCCCTGTTTTCATTCTCCAACACCATCACCATTTCAAGTTCTGCCAGCAGTGGCAGCGGCTGGAGCTACAGTTCAGGCGTAATCACAGCTTCGGCAGATGTTACCATTAATAATGCAACCATCAACGGATACCTGACTTCCGGAGACCTTACCATTGAGGCCGGAACAAACATTATTCTTTCCGGAGACATTAATCCTGCTTTAGGTGTGGGCATTACCCGAACACTTACGCTGAAATCCGGGAACAATATTGTTACGGAGGCCACTTATACCATCAGTTGTTCATCGGGTAGTCTGAATATGGTGTTCTGGTCGGATACCGACAACAGCAATGGTGGACACATCTATTTCAAATCCACTTCCACCCTGAATTCCAAAGGCGGGCACATCTGGATGGGCGGTGGAGGCGGCTCCACCACCTGGAACGGGTTAACAGTCGGGAATGGTTATGCGACGGGATCAAGTGTAGCCGCTATCCCCAGTGCCGAACTCAACTCAGGCGCGAATGCCGCGGGTTTCAGGAACGGCATTACCTGCTACAATAACAACATACTGAGCGAAGGTGGAAATATTGCACTGTACGGACAGGGGGCAGCGCTCAGTACTTCTTATGGCTACATGGGCCTGTTCATGGGCTACAATGCTGTCATTTCTTCCGCCACCGGAAATATTACCATCAATGCGCAAACATCAGGTGCCAGTTCTGCCATAGCTGTCGGCTGGTTCTACGGAATACTGATGATCCCTACCAACAATACGAATACATTGTATGGCACGGCGAGTATTGAATCCACTTCCGGCAGCATCACCATCAATGCGAGCGCGGCACAAAACCAGAACTCGAACCATAACGCCGGGATCGCATTGTTTACGCAGAACGCTACCGCTGTAGCGCGCATCATGAGCAACTCCGGAGACATTGATGTTACCGGCAGCACATTCAATACCACCAACCCTTCTTATGGCGGCATTTTTCTGACAGGAGGCGGCAGTGAACAGATCATTTCAAGAACCGGAAACATCACCTTGCGTGGCAATTCCACACAAACCACCGCACCGGGCATAGCAATGAATACGGTTAGTCGTATAGGTTATGATGGCGTAAATACTTATAGCGGTAATATCCGGATCATTTCAGACAAAATCAGTCTTTCAAATATCGGGGCAGTATTTCAATCCACCGGTAATCTTTTGATAGAACCGGCTACGTCAACCCAGACCATATCTATCGCCACCACCGGCGGGCTCGAACTTCCTGCCCTTCTTTTCTCCAACAATTTTGCCAACGGATTTAACGATATTCATATAGGTACCAGCACAGGTTCGGGCAATATTACCATCGGCAGCGTTACGTTCCGCGACAATATGAGTTTTGAAACGAATGGTTTTGTCATTCAAACCGGGGCAATCACAGCGAGCAGTGAAAAAATAACGTTGCTGGGGGCAACAGGCAGCGCGGCCCTTACCAACAGCGCCAACAACATCCAAACGCTGGCCGCCAACACCGGCGCCATCCATGTAGTGAACAACGCAGCGCTCACGCTGGAGAACATACAAGCCGCAGGCGGCATTCAAATTGAGACACTTACGGGCAACCTTACTATAACGGATGATATTAGTTCGGATAATGCCGGCGCAACCGCCATCAGGTTATACGCTGATGCCAATAAAACAGCGGGCGATCCTTCAGGAGGAAACATCATTGTTTCCGGATCACCGGTTGTTACCACCGGCGCTGGTGGAAGGGCCTCGTTTTATACAGGAAGTGTGGCGGGAAGTACCGGGTTGCTGGCATTGGTAGGCGGCACATCAAATGCAAGGGAAAATGTGGACGCGTTCACCGCAACCATTACCCCCGCACTGGGTACCGGTATGTATGCACTGTACCGGGAAGCAGGCGCATTGCCAGTTCAACTCGTCAACTTCCGCACGCAGTGCGTGGAGGGAACAACGGTACTGCTTTGGGCCACTACTTCGGAAACAGCAAACAGCGGATTCTACGTGGAGAAAAGCACCGATCTGCAAAACTGGAAAACACTGGGTTTCGTTAAAGGGAAAGGTACCGCAAACAGTTTAACCGCCTATCAATACACTGATGCTTCCCCTACTCCATCAACGGCATATTACCGGCTTAAACAAACAGACCATAGTGGAAAACAATCATTGAGCGATGTGCTCCACTCCAGGTGTAACGCTTCAGAAAATACTATTCTTTCACAAGTATCCATCTATCCCAACCCGGTAAGCAGCAATTTGCAGGTGAAAGGCCTGCCCGCCAACCATACCGTAAATTATGCACTGTTTAATGCACAAGGTGTCCAGTTAAAAAACGGGACGTTCCTCAGCGAAACGCCCGTTATAAATATGGGAGGATTTACACCCGGTATATACCTGCTTAAAATAACCACAGGAGGCGCGGAACAACTGCTGCGCATTGTGAAACAATAA
- a CDS encoding S9 family peptidase — translation MLKIIFPTLTFFLLGTYTHAQEEISFYNADHSIRFSGTFEKPAGKKTFPTIVLVSGTGPQDRNGTMAGQPIFKLIAQHLVANGIAVLRTDDRGTGGTTGRYDTSSTADFADDALAAIQYLKSRKDIKGKIGLTGHSEGGAAVCIAAAKSKDVDFVVSLAGLAAPGLIALKAQNQAIVNTTKGISALKKERLNTLNNQVFDTAYTYRNAADSVLMKKIIATHAAWKQKDDSMMKNRADSFQERIYYPADRFAHHAAGKWYRFHIGLDPAAYFPKVKVPVLAINGANDIMVPAEAHLPFFRKYIPTKQLTTAVIPNMNHLLQNCTTCLPDEYAKPGQQASPELLNMLTAWILKQS, via the coding sequence ATGCTTAAAATCATCTTCCCCACACTCACATTCTTCCTACTTGGCACCTACACCCACGCCCAGGAAGAAATAAGTTTTTACAACGCCGATCATTCTATCCGATTCAGCGGAACCTTCGAAAAACCTGCCGGCAAAAAAACATTCCCTACCATAGTATTGGTCTCAGGTACAGGCCCACAGGACCGCAACGGTACCATGGCCGGACAACCCATCTTCAAGCTCATCGCACAGCACCTGGTCGCCAACGGCATCGCGGTATTGCGCACCGACGACCGGGGAACCGGCGGCACCACCGGCAGGTATGATACTTCCTCCACCGCAGATTTCGCGGACGACGCGCTCGCTGCCATTCAATACCTGAAATCGAGAAAAGATATCAAAGGAAAAATTGGACTTACAGGGCACAGCGAAGGCGGTGCCGCTGTTTGCATCGCCGCCGCGAAAAGCAAAGACGTGGATTTTGTAGTGAGCCTCGCCGGGTTGGCCGCGCCCGGGCTTATCGCGCTGAAAGCCCAGAACCAGGCTATCGTAAATACCACAAAAGGCATTTCAGCATTGAAGAAAGAAAGATTGAACACCCTCAATAACCAGGTATTCGATACCGCTTACACTTACCGCAACGCTGCGGATAGTGTACTTATGAAAAAGATCATAGCCACCCATGCCGCCTGGAAACAAAAGGACGACAGTATGATGAAAAATCGCGCAGATTCCTTTCAGGAAAGAATTTATTATCCAGCCGACCGCTTCGCTCACCATGCCGCCGGGAAATGGTACCGTTTTCATATCGGGTTGGATCCCGCTGCTTATTTCCCAAAAGTAAAAGTGCCTGTGTTGGCCATAAATGGCGCTAACGATATTATGGTGCCTGCTGAAGCACACCTCCCTTTCTTCCGGAAATATATTCCGACCAAACAACTCACCACAGCAGTGATTCCGAACATGAACCACCTGCTGCAAAACTGCACCACTTGTTTGCCGGATGAATATGCAAAACCCGGGCAGCAGGCTAGTCCGGAGTTGCTGAACATGCTCACGGCCTGGATTTTGAAGCAATCGTAG
- a CDS encoding TlpA disulfide reductase family protein, with protein sequence MKRTGMNKILLPVALLAAICTTKAQTRFKVSPEKSVGGKEMQVFYNPKNTALEGLAPVKASVAYFKDFSWQVEEKELEMKMVDSGWVLQYTPSVGTGLVTFNFHSGDKTDKGEKPTYTWMLMDSAGQKQQRGAYIGWAMLRLNDFKNEVPPFREDSVFIENSVGLFWINQELRNFPESRRDVFPMAVRLLQKENPAKADTIALRDIAFIRSLPDPKEREWVAIIEIARNVLRNKPLADSLEAEGLKKFPAGQIAFDKDLYAVFRAPDAQKRAEMWTAFKKKFPLDEARFVDSDAARMYYLKVFRGQAFTEFLQKGNEQSIYNYLPVAPVLALFDFHRHIVAGPLERLDEQKRTPQQVLALSNAIIAEVEKAATHTRFPEARFKTLPQWKDYEYRLFKDAFKTHAFVLSQTGSLEKALAYAEMVKGYYEYKSADFNKLYTDLLLKNRRVTDAVAYAERSARENAVSPEMIDLLKKEYVKKNKNEQGFETYFASLKSTDKAEQQKQHLKDQLISMPIASFALESNKGGIADLSKQKGKIVVLDFWATWCAPCKAAMPGMQMAVNKYASDPNVQFYFIATQETKADYKKMIADFLTEKKYNFNVLYDGKNPATGKPDAVYSKYAKSIGFSGIPQKMIIDGKGNLRWRSTGYMGSPSELADEISYVIELLKAEK encoded by the coding sequence ATGAAACGAACAGGAATGAATAAAATATTACTACCGGTGGCCCTCTTAGCGGCCATCTGTACAACAAAGGCGCAGACCAGGTTTAAAGTGTCGCCGGAAAAGAGCGTGGGCGGAAAAGAAATGCAGGTATTCTACAATCCTAAAAATACCGCGCTGGAAGGATTGGCCCCGGTAAAAGCTTCCGTCGCTTACTTTAAGGATTTTTCCTGGCAGGTGGAAGAAAAAGAACTGGAGATGAAAATGGTGGATTCCGGTTGGGTGCTGCAATATACGCCCTCCGTAGGAACCGGACTCGTTACCTTTAATTTCCATTCCGGAGATAAAACAGATAAAGGAGAAAAACCAACTTACACCTGGATGCTGATGGACAGCGCCGGGCAGAAACAGCAACGTGGCGCTTATATTGGCTGGGCCATGCTGCGGTTGAATGATTTCAAAAACGAAGTACCTCCGTTCCGTGAAGATTCTGTCTTTATAGAAAACTCGGTTGGCTTGTTCTGGATCAACCAGGAACTGCGGAATTTCCCCGAAAGCAGGCGTGATGTATTTCCGATGGCCGTGCGTTTGTTGCAAAAGGAAAATCCCGCAAAAGCCGATACCATCGCTTTGCGGGACATCGCCTTCATTCGTTCACTACCTGATCCTAAAGAGCGCGAATGGGTGGCTATTATTGAGATTGCGAGGAACGTGCTGCGTAATAAACCACTGGCTGATTCCCTGGAAGCAGAAGGCTTGAAAAAGTTTCCGGCCGGACAAATCGCTTTCGATAAAGACCTGTATGCGGTTTTCAGGGCGCCAGATGCACAAAAACGTGCTGAAATGTGGACCGCTTTCAAAAAGAAGTTCCCACTGGATGAAGCGCGTTTCGTTGACTCAGATGCGGCACGCATGTATTACCTGAAAGTGTTCCGTGGACAAGCCTTTACAGAGTTTTTGCAGAAAGGAAACGAACAATCCATCTACAATTACCTGCCCGTGGCCCCTGTGTTGGCGTTGTTTGATTTCCACCGCCATATTGTTGCAGGTCCACTCGAAAGATTGGATGAACAGAAAAGAACACCGCAACAGGTACTTGCGCTTTCAAACGCCATCATCGCCGAAGTGGAAAAAGCAGCTACACATACCCGCTTTCCGGAAGCGCGTTTTAAAACGCTTCCTCAATGGAAAGATTATGAATACAGGCTTTTCAAAGACGCGTTCAAAACACATGCTTTTGTATTGTCTCAAACCGGGAGCCTGGAAAAGGCATTGGCTTACGCGGAAATGGTGAAGGGATATTATGAATACAAGTCTGCTGATTTCAATAAGCTTTATACCGATCTGCTTTTGAAAAACAGGCGCGTAACCGACGCTGTTGCTTATGCGGAAAGAAGCGCCCGCGAAAATGCCGTTTCTCCCGAAATGATTGACCTGCTGAAAAAAGAGTATGTAAAGAAAAATAAGAACGAGCAGGGTTTTGAAACCTATTTCGCTTCGCTGAAATCAACAGACAAAGCCGAACAGCAGAAGCAACACCTGAAAGACCAGCTCATCAGTATGCCCATCGCCTCTTTCGCGCTGGAAAGCAACAAAGGCGGCATCGCCGATCTTTCAAAGCAGAAAGGTAAGATCGTGGTACTGGATTTCTGGGCCACCTGGTGCGCACCCTGCAAAGCCGCGATGCCCGGTATGCAGATGGCGGTCAATAAATATGCTTCCGATCCCAATGTTCAGTTCTATTTCATTGCCACGCAGGAAACAAAAGCGGATTACAAAAAGATGATCGCCGATTTTCTTACGGAGAAGAAATACAACTTTAATGTATTGTACGACGGAAAGAATCCCGCAACCGGCAAACCCGATGCCGTGTATTCAAAGTATGCGAAAAGTATCGGGTTCTCCGGTATCCCGCAGAAAATGATCATTGATGGAAAAGGAAACCTGCGCTGGCGATCCACGGGGTACATGGGAAGCCCGAGCGAACTGGCCGATGAAATTTCTTATGTGATTGAGTTGCTGAAAGCGGAGAAATAG
- a CDS encoding PKD-like family lipoprotein: protein MKNIISALFIGCAMLMAGCKKDKGNYDYTTVPLAVIDTAGIGQPRYVERSQVLDIDPVIRYEGGNINALKYQWLIYPYVVGSAATTPSKVISNEKRLNVPIGEKVGEYRLELVVTDTTNLLKSNTVFTVVVSAGIEYGWIVLHGNSEGSDVDFMVTANAVPVAGITPKRLRNMYSANVGEKIPGTPRFIAQNRRTNSLANWITIASSEQFSRMSGADFSLVRENGAFFRRSEEVIDPQAYMLTSSSNDALINNKRLYLFNTTYETDARFGTSVPGDYELAPFMAYMVGFNYPVVVYDQKNGRFARPASTFGSMIDFNAPANPATAAFDLRSIGMDMLFMDRGFSSYTHAFFKSRTGNAYWLYIANFNSSDNGQLAVAKYDMSALPEIASAKFFQTSELGYVDWYATEDRIYAYDFQTTNTAKVVFSGFPAGEKITAMKVYKPRPNFNLSTVEGRLMYVATWNGTEGKVYEFALNGISGEITATPLNTFTGLDKVADMTAKARGSGTY, encoded by the coding sequence ATGAAAAATATAATTTCTGCCCTGTTCATCGGATGCGCAATGCTGATGGCAGGTTGCAAAAAAGATAAAGGCAATTACGATTATACCACTGTACCTCTCGCTGTGATTGATACAGCAGGGATTGGTCAGCCGCGATACGTGGAAAGGTCCCAGGTCCTTGATATTGACCCGGTGATCCGTTATGAAGGCGGAAACATCAACGCGCTGAAATACCAGTGGCTGATTTATCCATATGTGGTGGGAAGTGCGGCCACCACTCCTTCAAAAGTGATCTCCAATGAAAAAAGGTTGAACGTGCCCATTGGTGAGAAAGTGGGAGAATACAGGCTTGAACTGGTGGTGACCGATACCACCAATCTCCTGAAATCGAACACGGTGTTCACGGTGGTGGTTTCCGCAGGAATAGAATACGGATGGATTGTACTGCATGGCAACAGTGAAGGTTCGGATGTCGATTTTATGGTAACGGCCAATGCTGTTCCGGTAGCCGGCATCACACCTAAAAGATTACGGAATATGTATTCTGCCAACGTTGGCGAAAAGATTCCCGGTACACCAAGGTTTATTGCACAAAACCGGAGAACCAACAGTCTGGCCAACTGGATCACCATTGCCAGCAGTGAACAGTTTTCCCGGATGAGTGGAGCGGATTTCTCGCTGGTTCGCGAGAATGGCGCGTTCTTCCGTCGCTCCGAGGAAGTGATTGACCCACAGGCTTACATGCTCACTTCCAGTTCAAACGATGCGCTGATTAACAATAAACGGCTTTATCTTTTCAATACCACTTACGAAACGGATGCGCGCTTCGGCACCTCGGTTCCCGGCGATTATGAACTGGCGCCGTTTATGGCCTACATGGTCGGGTTCAACTATCCTGTTGTGGTGTACGATCAGAAGAATGGCAGGTTCGCCAGGCCAGCTTCCACTTTCGGCAGCATGATCGACTTTAACGCGCCAGCCAATCCGGCCACAGCGGCTTTTGACTTGCGCAGCATAGGAATGGATATGTTGTTCATGGACAGGGGATTCAGCAGTTATACCCACGCTTTTTTCAAAAGCCGCACGGGCAACGCTTATTGGTTGTACATCGCGAACTTCAATTCTTCGGATAATGGTCAGCTCGCCGTGGCGAAATATGATATGAGCGCGCTTCCTGAAATCGCTTCGGCAAAATTCTTCCAGACCAGCGAACTCGGTTACGTGGATTGGTATGCTACGGAAGATAGAATCTACGCCTACGATTTTCAAACTACCAACACGGCCAAAGTCGTGTTCAGCGGTTTTCCCGCCGGAGAAAAAATTACAGCGATGAAGGTCTACAAGCCGCGGCCCAATTTTAACCTGAGTACCGTAGAGGGAAGGTTGATGTACGTGGCCACCTGGAACGGTACGGAAGGAAAAGTATATGAGTTCGCCCTTAATGGCATCAGCGGAGAGATTACGGCTACACCGCTCAATACTTTCACCGGATTGGACAAAGTAGCGGATATGACCGCCAAGGCCAGAGGTTCAGGTACTTATTAA
- a CDS encoding DUF4843 domain-containing protein, with amino-acid sequence MKQKIIYSTILFLAIALFSSCEKSISGYENDARVYFFERGTDLNQTRITTRSFSFLRLPLDVTKDTFLIKVKIMGETADYDRVVRGKTVAEGSTAQEGVHYDFIDGIVPADSIIGYLPVVLYRTADIATKSVQLNLTIAETKDFKPGVASDINFNLQWSDNVVKPANWDAFIGLRTYFGTYSDVKWRFIIAVTGIDNFPLQQSGRVPPAPGEFTGAAMMDIALQLKAALAAYNLANEPDLTDEFGLVTFP; translated from the coding sequence TCCTGGCGATCGCCCTGTTTTCTTCCTGCGAAAAAAGTATTTCCGGGTATGAAAACGACGCACGGGTGTATTTTTTTGAAAGGGGAACCGACCTTAATCAGACGCGCATCACCACCAGGTCTTTTTCATTCCTGCGCCTCCCGTTGGATGTAACAAAGGATACCTTTCTGATCAAAGTGAAGATTATGGGTGAAACCGCTGATTATGACCGTGTGGTACGTGGAAAAACAGTTGCCGAAGGCTCTACGGCGCAGGAAGGGGTGCATTATGATTTTATAGATGGTATTGTGCCCGCCGATTCTATCATCGGCTACCTGCCGGTGGTGTTGTACCGGACTGCGGACATCGCTACGAAATCTGTTCAGTTGAACCTTACCATAGCGGAAACAAAAGATTTCAAACCAGGGGTGGCATCAGACATCAACTTTAACCTGCAATGGAGCGATAACGTGGTGAAACCCGCGAACTGGGATGCTTTCATCGGACTCAGAACTTACTTCGGAACATACAGCGATGTGAAATGGCGTTTTATCATTGCCGTTACCGGTATTGATAACTTTCCGCTGCAACAAAGCGGAAGGGTTCCTCCGGCGCCCGGAGAATTTACCGGGGCGGCCATGATGGACATAGCGCTACAGTTGAAAGCTGCCCTGGCGGCTTACAACCTGGCCAACGAACCGGATCTTACGGATGAATTCGGCCTGGTTACTTTCCCCTGA